Proteins encoded by one window of Musa acuminata AAA Group cultivar baxijiao chromosome BXJ2-9, Cavendish_Baxijiao_AAA, whole genome shotgun sequence:
- the LOC135623048 gene encoding exocyst complex component EXO70A1-like, translated as MDGSGGAAAVEGDLEAAEKLIMRWDSTAFSAWDERMLFDGGDRSDAERFLRAVDEIRRSIREPIATGSPRRSSSSAFHSSSENAIQIAMARLEDEFRNLLLTRPNEIEVDELVNLSTLSMKSSASGEGSGDLSDAEGGGGVDGGEEHDFLSETVEGSSSSSRIRRSSMRSTRSIREIDLLPSDAVDDLRSIAERMIAAGYGRECVQVYAGARKAAVDVCLRQLGVEKHSIGEVQRLEWDALEAKIRRWIRAAKICVRIVFSSERRLCERVFDGLGITDDAPFTETVRGAAIQLFGFAEAISIGRRSPEKLFKILDLHDTISDLLPDIAAVFLSKSAESIYTQAAEILSRLAEAVRGILSEFENAVLRDPPKTAVPGGTIHPLTRYVMNYISLISDYKPTLIELIITRPSASSRFSGDDQAAVGATPPEIEFPEAENQTPLAAHLIWIIVVLAHNLENKANLYKDTALAHLFLMNNVHYIVHKMKGSPELREMIGDEYLRKLTGKFRLSATSYQRATWVRILHCLRDEGIHVSGSFSSGVSKSMLRERFRAFNAAFEEAHKTQAIWFVPDTQLREELRISISEKLLPAYRSFLGRFRQHIESGRHPEMYIKYSVEDLEMALSDFFEGCPPSLNNRRRSH; from the coding sequence ATGGACGGATCTGGaggagcggcggcggtggagggggACCTGGAGGCGGCGGAGAAGCTGATCATGCGGTGGGACTCCACGGCGTTTTCCGCCTGGGACGAGCGGATGCTCTTCGATGGTGGGGACCGCTCGGACGCCGAAAGGTTCCTCCGTGCCGTCGACGAGATCCGCCGTTCGATCAGGGAACCGATCGCCACCGGTAGCCCCCGGCGGTCGTCCTCATCCGCGTTCCACTCCTCCTCGGAGAACGCGATCCAGATCGCCATGGCCCGACTCGAGGACGAGTTCCGCAACCTGCTTCTGACCCGGCCTAATGAGATCGAAGTCGATGAGCTCGTCAATCTGAGCACGCTATCCATGAAGAGCTCCGCGTCCGGGGAGGGATCCGGTGATCTGTCAGATGCCGAGGGAGGCGGCGGTGTCGACGGCGGGGAGGAGCATGACTTCTTGTCTGAGACGGTGGAGggaagcagcagcagtagcagaatCAGGCGGAGCAGCATGCGGTCGACGAGGAGCATCCGGGAGATCGATCTGCTGCCGTCTGACGCGGTCGATGACCTCCGGAGTATCGCCGAGCGGATGATCGCCGCCGGGTACGGCCGGGAGTGTGTCCAGGTGTACGCCGGCGCCCGGAAGGCGGCAGTGGACGTGTGCCTACGCCAGCTCGGGGTGGAGAAGCATAGCATCGGCGAGGTCCAGCGTCTCGAGTGGGACGCCCTGGAGGCTAAGATCCGGCGCTGGATCCGCGCCGCCAAGATCTGCGTCCGCATCGTTTTTTCCAGCGAGCGCCGTCTTTGTGAGCGTGTCTTTGACGGCCTCGGCATCACTGACGATGCCCCTTTCACTGAGACAGTCAGGGGCGCGGCCATCCAGCTCTTTGGATTCGCCGAGGCCATCAGCATCGGCCGCCGGTCACCAGAGAAGCTCTTCAAGATCCTCGACCTCCATGACACCATCTCCGACCTCCTCCCGGACATCGCCGCCGTATTCCTATCCAAGTCTGCCGAGTCCATCTACACCCAGGCCGCCGAGATTCTCTCCCGGCTCGCCGAGGCCGTCCGAGGCATTCTCTCGGAATTCGAGAACGCAGTGCTTCGAGATCCACCCAAGACCGCGGTTCCTGGTGGCACCATCCATCCCCTCACTCGCTACGTAATGAACTACATCAGCCTCATCTCCGACTACAAGCCCACGCTCATCGAGCTCATAATTACGAGGCCATCGGCGAGCTCCCGGTTCTCTGGCGATGATCAAGCCGCAGTTGGGGCTACACCACCGGAGATCGAATTCCCGGAGGCCGAGAACCAGACCCCCCTTGCCGCCCACTTGATCTGGATCATTGTTGTTCTTGCGCACAATCTCGAGAACAAGGCGAACCTTTACAAGGATACCGCTCTTGCCCACCTCTTCTTGATGAACAACGTCCACTATATCGTCCACAAGATGAAGGGTTCGCCTGAGCTCCGTGAAATGATCGGTGATGAATACTTAAGAAAGCTCACCGGGAAGTTCCGGCTGTCAGCAACAAGCTACCAGCGGGCGACGTGGGTAAGAATCCTACACTGCTTGAGAGATGAGGGGATTCATGTCAGTGGGAGTTTCTCGTCCGGCGTCTCCAAGTCGATGCTGAGGGAGAGGTTCAGGGCCTTCAATGCTGCTTTCGAGGAGGCTCATAAAACCCAAGCTATATGGTTTGTGCCAGACACACAGCTGAGAGAGGAATTGAGGATTTCGATCTCCGAGAAGTTGTTACCAGCGTATAGGTCCTTTCTTGGCCGGTTCCGGCAACATATAGAGAGTGGGAGGCACCCTGAGATGTACATTAAGTACTCTGTTGAGGATCTTGAGATGGCCTTGTCCGACTTTTTTGAAGGGTGCCCTCCTTCTTTAAACAACAGAAGAAGATCTCACTAA
- the LOC135621946 gene encoding copper transporter 5.1-like: protein MMHITFYWGNKATILFDSWRTDSWPGYLLSLLALFAAALFYQYMEDRRVRFKILAGSKPSLPPPPSAVEAPFLLPPSASAFFPPPPRLASALLFGVNSAVGYLLMLAVMSYNAGVFVAVVAGLTVGYFFFVSGGEADFVALQNSCGCP from the coding sequence ATGATGCACATCACCTTCTACTGGGGTAACAAGGCGACGATCCTGTTCGACTCGTGGCGGACCGACTCCTGGCCGGGCTACCTCCTCAGCCTCCTCGCTCTCTTTGCCGCTGCCCTCTTCTACCAGTACATGGAGGACCGCCGCGTCCGCTTCAAGATCCTCGCCGGATCCAAGCCCTCCCTGCCGCCGCCCCCGTCGGCGGTCGAGGCTCCCTTCCTCCTGCCCCCCTCCGCCTCCGCTTTCTTCCCCCCGCCCCCCAGGCTCGCCTCCGCCCTCCTCTTCGGCGTGAACTCCGCGGTCGGGTACCTCCTCATGCTCGCCGTCATGTCCTACAACGCCGGCGTATTCGTCGCCGTCGTCGCCGGCCTGACGGTCGGGTACTTCTTCTTTGTAAGCGGAGGGGAAGCGGATTTCGTGGCGTTGCAGAATTCCTGTGGCTGCCCTTAA
- the LOC135624040 gene encoding uncharacterized protein LOC135624040, which produces MGEPVPSAPPLSAPPVVVVAPRPKSPPKYPDLCGRRRLQLELQMLNREIGFIEIEGHCHPQNRAMNPSPNEQMSRWKTYSNNIRRSYNHLKESNLFPDAARIAAETAAIARKHLAFATEHAPAAPKFPAAVVEHAAAARRFLAVAPEHATGAPKLLAVAVKHAAAAQKFLALAAQHASAAQKLLALAAQHASAAQKFLAAVPEHAAAAQSILAVALENAAAARKLLAVALENAAAARKLLAAALENAAAAPKILAVVVEHAGVAQRLVAAAAPMCLAANRNAIASTLPPAGLTAVAGGLPVSGHGGVAGGRHAPVHAVINHVAVAGRHHAPVHVVLDHSAATGGRPAPVPVVPKDGAVGGTPPAGDHSATAHGAAAGNLHAVPEDGAVARSLRAPEAAAPAPSQDSPALSILVAVSGPAPSAQMHASYLNAPKNPAASLDVYVKIQTINLYSFILA; this is translated from the exons ATGGGGGAGCCCGTGCCGAGCGCGCCGCCGCTTTCGGCTCCACCGGTCGTGGTGGTCGCTCCCAGACCCAAGTCGCCGCCCAAGTACCCCGACCTCTGCGGCCGCCGGAGGCTGCAGCTCGAGCTGCAGATGCTGAACCGCGAGATTGGCTTCATCGAG ATAGAAGGGCACTGTCACCCTCAAAACAGAGCTATGAATCCTAGTCCAAATGAACAGATGTCAAGATGGAAGACATACAGTAACAACATCAG GAGGAGTTACAATCACTTGAAGGAGTCCAACCTGTTTCCAGATGCTGCAAGGA TTGCAGCAGAAACTGCAGCAATTGCTCGAAAACACCTTGCATTTGCGACGGAACATGCTCCTGCTGCTCCAAAATTTCCTGCAGCTGTGGTGGAACATGCTGCAGCTGCTCGGAGGTTCCTTGCAGTTGCACCAGAACATGCTACAGGTGCTCCAAAACTCCTTGCAGTTGCAGTGAAACATGCTGCTGCTGCTCAAAAGTTCCTTGCACTTGCGGCTCAACATGCTTCAGCTGCTCAAAAGCTCCTTGCACTTGCGGCTCAACATGCTTCAGCTGCTCAAAAATTCCTTGCAGCTGTGCCGGAACATGCTGCAGCTGCACAAAGCATCCTTGCAGTTGCGCTGGAGAATGCTGCAGCTGCTCGAAAACTCCTTGCAGTTGCGCTGGAGAATGCTGCAGCTGCTCGAAAACTCCTTGCAGCTGCGCTGGAGAATGCTGCGGCTGCACCAAAAATCCTTGCAGTTGTGGTGGAACATGCTGGAGTTGCCCAAAGGCTTGTTGCAGCAGCTGCTCCGATGTGTCTTGCTGCAAACCGCAATGCCATTGCTTCAACGCTTCCTCCTGCAGGCCTCACTGCTGTAGCTGGTGGCCTTCCTGTTTCAGGCCATGGCGGTGTGGCTGGTGGCCGTCATGCTCCAGTTCATGCTGTGATCAACCATGTTGCGGTGGCCGGAAGACATCATGCTCCAGTTCATGTTGTACTCGACCACTCTGCTGCGACTGGAGGCCGTCCTGCCCCGGTTCCTGTTGTCCCCAAGGATGGTGCCGTGGGTGGAACCCCACCTGCTGGAGACCACAGTGCGACTGCTCATGGTGCTGCGGCTGGAAACCTTCATGCTGTTCCGGAAGACGGTGCTGTAGCTCGAAGCCTTCGTGCTCCAGAGGCTGCTGCGCCTGCGCCCTCCCAAGACTCTCCTGCCCTGAGTATTCTTGTGGCTGTGTCTGGTCCTGCTCCAAGTGCACAGATGCATGCCTCTTACCTAAATGCACCAAAAAACCCTGCTGCATCACTGGATGTCTATGTTAAGATTCAGACCATAAATTTGTATTCCTTTATTCTAGCTTGA
- the LOC135624042 gene encoding NAC domain-containing protein 71-like yields the protein MNRNRPADPPPLRPPPPHLPVGVRFGPTGIEMLHYFLRPKVHCLPINEERITDLNIYLFHPDHLPSKASTPSSLLLLLLPPPPLFLGGISGPASVLESKLPVNLEGPDGRYAYFFVRREPSEQRQRRRRTPHGYWKEVGLEEAVRDESSNVILGFKRNFVFFEGTNKKTLWEMDEYRLNLEIQGMRNTFDPRRNNYVICKVYTETSESSGDLSFASAEAQLIGSDESDSTLAGNKRRRN from the exons ATGAATCGGAATCGTCCTGCTGATCCGCCGcctcttcgtcctcctcctcctcatcttccgGTAGGGGTGAGATTCGGTCCGACCGGCATCGAGATGCTGCATTACTTCCTCCGGCCCAAGGTGCACTGCCTGCCCATCAACGAAGAGAGGATAACGGATCTGAACATCTACCTCTTCCACCCCGACCATCTCCCCAGTAAAGCATCCACACcatcatctcttcttcttcttcttcttcctccgcctCCTCTCTTTCTAGGCGGTATAAGTGGTCCTGCATCTGTTCTTGAATCGAAGCTGCCCG TTAACTTGGAGGGTCCGGACGGGCGGTACGCGTACTTCTTCGTGCGAAGGGAGCCGAGCGAGCAGAGGCAGAGGCGCCGACGCACGCCGCATGGCTACTGGAAAGAAGTGGGCTTAGAGGAGGCAGTCCGAGACGAGTCATCGAACGTGATCCTGGGATTCAAGAGGAACTTTGTGTTCTTCGAGGGAACCAACAAGAAGACCCTTTGGGAGATGGATGAATACCGCCTCAACCTGGAGATACAGGGGATGAGGAATACGTTTGACCCCAGGAGGAACAACTACGTCATCTGTAAAGTGTACACGGAGACTTCAGAGTCTTCTGGTGATTTGTCATTCGCTTCTGCAGAGGCTCAGTTAATCGGCAGCGACGAATCGGACAGCACCTTGGCGGGCAACAAAAGGAGACGCAACTGA
- the LOC103998143 gene encoding U-box domain-containing protein 40, which produces MGSLKSFWRFSNHHRSPSSASGNAPMSSITVSEMPVEFLCPISRSLMADPVIVPPSGHTFERSCVQACADLAFSPPGLFLDLSPSSLLLIPNVALKSAILSWCQRCGVPSPQPIPLDAACALIRSIMPPSTNPRPPPPPLLSDPPPHVGGGGGGGSSARRDQRGEFMRQFTAFSLDEAEEAEKGESFGPPREYAYPCDGTERVREDRGDLSRDRGYDEKYEELRASSALPDGKGCRSRINVQNMRETMSPNTPSAFSVRTTNHAPSFSQLSTPSASEHQSSSSNSSITEAFFEQAPKEPPPPTSQVQNPAASNLPASPTADFDLSEEEILIRLMDTELSEQESAVVLLRLATRESRDRRIDLCTPRLLAALRSMLLCSSAAVQINATAALVNLSLELENRVRILRSGAVAPLVDVLKGGHPEARDHAAGALFSLSLEDENRAAIGVLGAIPPLLDLFSVPSADGVRARRDAGMALYYLSLAGSNRLKIARAPGAVRAVLSVALESEEAPVDGAPPPHGPGLARLAMMTVCSLAVCNDGRAALMDGGAVAPVVSLMRSPAAAAVEEYCVAALYGMSRGSLRFRGLARSAGAEPVLMRVAYSGGGGEMRRNMAKKTLRAMRGEDDTDAPPPMGFPVGDDGSVVSEGLKSFRGRPNHHANPSRMNSAGF; this is translated from the coding sequence ATGGGAAGCCTCAAGTCGTTTTGGAGGTTCTCCAACCACCACCGCTCGCCTTCTTCCGCCTCAGGCAACGCGCCCATGTCCTCCATCACGGTGTCGGAGATGCCCGTGGAGTTCCTGTGCCCCATCTCCCGCTCCCTCATGGCCGACCCCGTCATCGTCCCCCCCTCCGGCCACACCTTCGAGCGCAGCTGCGTCCAGGCCTGCGCCGACTTGGCTTTCTCCCCGCCCGGCCTCTTTCTCGACCTCAGCCCCTCCTCTCTCCTCCTCATCCCCAATGTCGCCCTCAAGTCCGCCATCCTCAGCTGGTGCCAACGCTGCGGTGTCCCATCTCCACAACCTATCCCCCTAGACGCCGCCTGCGCCCTCATCCGCAGCATCATGCCTCCCTCCACCAATCCACGTCCCCCTCCTCCGCCCCTCTTGTCCGACCCGCCTCCTCatgttggtggtggtggcggtggtggtagtAGTGCGAGAAGAGATCAAAGAGGTGAATTCATGCGGCAATTCACGGCGTTCTCTCTCGACGAAGCAGAGGAGGCCGAAAAAGGCGAGAGCTTTGGACCGCCACGGGAGTATGCGTACCCCTGTGAtggaaccgaaagagtaagagaaGACAGAGGTGACCTCTCCAGAGACCGAGGATACGACGAAAAATATGAGGAATTGCGAGCTTCTTCGGCACTGCCGGATGGAAAAGGCTGCAGATCGAGGATAAACGTCCAGAATATGAGGGAGACGATGAGCCCCAACACCCCTTCCGCTTTCTCGGTTCGCACTACGAATCATGCTCCCTCCTTTTCGCAACTCTCGACCCCATCGGCGTCCGAGCACCAGTCTTCTTCCTCCAATTCCTCCATTACCGAAGCCTTCTTCGAGCAAGCGCCCAAAGAGCCGCCGCCGCCGACATCACAAGTCCAAAACCCGGCCGCTTCCAATCTCCCTGCGTCTCCGACCGCCGACTTTGATTTGTCGGAAGAGGAGATCCTGATTAGATTGATGGATACGGAGTTATCCGAGCAGGAGTCCGCCGTGGTGTTGCTCCGGCTAGCCACAAGGGAGAGCCGCGACCGCCGGATTGACCTGTGCACGCCTCGCCTCCTCGCCGCGCTCCGCTCCATGCTCCTCTGCAGCAGCGCCGCCGTGCAGATCAACGCTACCGCCGCATTGGTGAACCTATCCTTGGAACTGGAAAACCGCGTCCGCATCTTGAGGTCGGGAGCGGTGGCGCCGCTAGTGGACGTGCTCAAAGGCGGCCATCCGGAGGCCCGCGACCATGCCGCCGGCGCCCTCTTCAGCCTCTCTCTCGAGGACGAAAACCGGGCGGCAATAGGGGTGCTTGGAGCCATTCCGCCGCTGCTCGACCTCTTTTCCGTGCCCTCAGCCGACGGCGTCCGCGCCCGCCGGGACGCCGGGATGGCGCTGTACTACCTCTCCCTCGCCGGCTCCAACCGTTTGAAGATCGCGCGAGCTCCGGGGGCGGTGCGGGCAGTGCTCTCCGTGGCGTTGGAGAGTGAGGAGGCTCCCGTCGACGGGGCACCGCCGCCGCATGGGCCGGGCTTAGCGAGGCTAGCGATGATGACGGTATGCAGCCTGGCCGTTTGCAACGATGGGCGTGCGGCACTGATGGACGGCGGGGCGGTGGCGCCGGTGGTGTCGTTGATGAGGTCGCCAGCGGCTGCAGCGGTGGAGGAATACTGCGTGGCAGCACTCTACGGGATGAGCCGCGGTAGCCTCCGGTTCCGCGGCCTGGCGAGGTCGGCGGGGGCGGAGCCGGTGCTTATGCGGGTGGCGtatagcggcggcggcggcgagatgCGGCGTAATATGGCGAAGAAAACGCTTAGGGCGATGAGGGGGGAGGACGACACTGACGCGCCGCCGCCAATGGGATTCCCGGTGGGCGACGACGGCAGCGTTGTCTCGGAGGGGTTGAAGTCGTTTCGCGGGCGACCCAACCACCACGCTAACCCGTCGCGCATGAACTCGGCCGGGTTCTGA